DNA from Rubripirellula lacrimiformis:
TTACGAAAAAGACGATGGCACCTGGGCCTATGCCGGCGGCAAGGACAAAGACACCGCGCTGGTTTTCTACCTGTTCCGTGAAGCCCTGGGCCGACTGGACATGGTGCTAAGCGGGTTCTCTGGCCGAGCGACTCGTTTGCTGGCCAAAACACTTGCCATTCGTGGCGAAGAATTCTGGCCACCGGTTTACGAAGAAGCCGGACTGCAGATCGGTGCTTACTTGGTCCAGTACGACAACACGGACACCAAACCAAGCCGCGAAGACCTGCTGTTCAATGCCGGTGGTGCTGCCACCATCATGCCACTGTCGCGCGACGCAATCGCCAAACGGATGGCCCGCCGATAATCCGGCGATTCACCCATCGTTGATCGCATTTGCCGCCTACCGTTGCGGCAAATGCGAACGATTGGAAAGTGGAAGGTCATCCCGGGCAGGATCCAACCCCGATGTCCGTGGCATGCGGGTCGGACACTTCTTTCTTCCACGATCCCTGCGTCTAGACGCGGTAAAGCATGGATTCCCCCATGCTTGGGGCGGTTCTTCGTAGCGGAACTCGTCAAGAGTTTCGGCCTCGGATGGGAGACCACCGAAAGTCTTGACGACTTCCGCTACGAAATGCTTCACAGCGACCTCTACGTCTGCGGGGCAACGATCCCGTAGGCGTGACGCCAATCTTGGCAGCCTTTGCTGCCGACGCGAAAGTCGCGGCACACACTGGGCCTGGCCTCGTGGTGCTTGCAGCGCCGGCTTTCCAGGTCCAACCACACGCATGGACCGTCCAATTCGCCTTCGGGCACCGAATAGGATTCCACATAGGCCAGCCACTGCGACTTCAGATCCGCCGGCATTTGAGTCCAGTACGGTTCCACCGGTCCGCCATTCTCGCCACGAAGATAGGGCGGGTAACCCATGTGCATGCAGCACACGCCGCAATCACCGCAATCTTCAATCGTTGGCAACTTCGTCACGCTTGATCTTCCATTGTTCGTCAAAAAATCCATCGGCCACCACGTCGCCCGCAAAGATGCCATCGTCTTCGCTGTCGACGCTGAGGACCGCCCAATCGGGCAGCATCGCGATTTGACGTGAATTGCTGACGTTCGAAAACTCACGAAACGTCATTCCCGAATTCACGACGATGTATCGATCGAGGTTCAGCGGGTTGGGATAACAAAAGACGGGAACATGCGAAACCGGATCAAATTGCCGGTCGCCTACCGACACACCATCTTTGGTCCACTGGATCGGCAACTGCCCGGCCAACTTGGCCAACAAACGGTTGCTGGTGAAGTCGCCAAAGCAGACCAGGTTGCACGTCTGGATCATTTCGTCGGTCACTTCGGTGTCCTGAACCACGTTGGCCTGGCCTCGCATCAGCGTTTCCCATCGCCGGATCGCGTACTTGGTTTCACGATCAATCCACCGTTGAACTCGGCCGTGCGTCGCGGGACGACTGGGCGTTACGAACACGAACCGCTGGCAAAACGCATCATCGATCGGCCCCTGCATGCCAGGACGTTTTTGCAGTCCGGTGATCGCCTGAGTTGATTGCAGCCAGGCACCGCCCGATTCGTCACGAACCAAGTCGACCTGCAGCCCCGCAGTTTCGCTGGTGTCTGTCAGCAAGACCTGCTGCTGATCGATATCAAGCGTGACCGCCTGACGGTCGGCGGGCCAACCGGAATCGGCAAAATCCAAACGCAACCTGGTCACGCCGCTGGTCGTCATCTCAATCGCGTGGTCACCCACCACTTCAGCCACCACATGGCCCGGTTGAAACTGCTGGGTCAGTCCATCCACGGACAACCAATCGGATCGGTGATAACGCAGCAGGTAAGTGACAAAGTCGATCTTGGTACGCGGTGCGGGCATTTGCTGACTGGCCAGATCATCCAGAATCGCGTCGATTTTCTGGGCCGAAGGTGGATCGATCTTATGCCCCATGCCTTTACCGATGATGTGTTGATACGGAATGCCCTGCTGGCCCGCGGCCTGGGTCACCCGCTCGGCCGCTTGGCGTTGTTTGTCGACTTCACCGCTGTAGGCAACCAATTCGGTGTTTCGCAGATTGGTCACCCACGGCAAAACGTCGTACCAGTTCAACAGTTTGCGACGCGTGTCCGTCAATTCGAACGGCATCTTCTGCGACCATCCCTGGTACACGATCGTGTCGACAAAGCCGGCTCCTGGATTGACCGCGAACCAACGACTGGGCTGATGCACCCCCAGGTGCCAAACACCGGCCCCACCCATCGAAAAACCTCGCATGGCGATCCGGTCCGAATCGACCTCTAACAATTCCGAAACGTGTTGGATCGCTTCGTCGACATCGGTTTCGCCAGCAAACTTGAACGCCACGCAGTGCCGACCAAAGGGATGCAACACGAAGGTATCGCCGGGCGAATACTGACCGACCTTGGTCATGCGTTCTTTCAGAAACGCGATCTCTGTCTTGGTATCCCCACGTCCGTGCAACCAAATGTCCATCCGGTATTTGGAATCCGTTGACGCGTCATCGGCCGTATAGCCCGCCGGAATCACCAACCCGAACGGTTGGACCGAATCATCGATATCCGACTTGAAACCACCGATGACGGGCAATGGTTCTTTGGATCCCAAGCGACCATCGGCCAGTAAAGCTAAGCCTCGTTTGCCACTGCTGGCGGATTGCAATCGACGCTGAGCCTCGTCCAGCAACCGGCCCGCATCTTTCACTTCCGATGCTTTGTAGAACCCGTTTTGTTCCAGAGCCAACCTGACTGATCGGACCAGTACCTCGACATCGGGTGACCATGCATCCGCATCGTCCGAGGCAGACTTGGCGGCCACAATCTTGGCCTGGATGGCGTTGACCCGATCCACCAACGACGCGCGGTCATCGGCATCCAACGAAATCCCCGGCGGGGGCAACTGTTTGAAATCTTCGGCAACGGCTCTGGATCGCGAATCACCTGCAAAGGCAAATCCGACCCACAATACAACACATGTCCATCGCAAAGAAAATCCGATCACCTGGTCAAGCTCCTAAGGCAGCGTTTGGGGGTCCATTCAAGTTGGCCCCCATGATAACTCGGTTCAACCGCGGCGGCTGATCACGATGATGGGGCAGTGAGTTCGGCTTGCGATCTGCCGCGTGAACCGTCCGAACAGCTTCTGGCGTGGCCCGATTCGCTGGACCCCTAGGATCACCAATCCCGATGCGTCGGCGCGGGACACGACGGCATCGACCGGGTCGTCACTTTCGACGACTTCGCGTTCGCAGCGTCCACCAAAATTGTCGTAGGCCAAGCGGTCCAGTTCTTTCTCTACCCGTCTCAATTCGCCCAGCCCGGATGCAACCGGTATCACGCGAACAAACTTGACATCACAATTCTGGTTCCGTGTCAGACTGCCCAGCAATCGGGTCAACAGATAGTCATGTCCACCGTGACCGGCGACGGGCACCAGAATCTTCTGGCGTTCGGCCAGGTGCCAATCGTTGGGTGCTCGCAAGACCACCACGTCGGTCTCCAACCGGCTTAGCAAGGCTTCCATCGGCGCCGGGGGACCGTCCTCGGCGATCTCGCTGAGCCCTAGCAGCACCGATCCGCATCGGTGCAATCGGGCAACACGTGCGATTTCTTCGAACGGTGATGCCGCCACCGTGACTAACGTTTCGGCATGCACGCCCAGCCGCAGCGATGCACTGATCAGCGCCCGCTGGACCACATGGGACCGGTCGGCCGGTCCGGGATCCAGATCGGGGGCCCAATCCGGCGGGGCCACCACGACGGTGTGCAACAGCACGCGTCCCAGGGCGGCCGGCACCAAGGTTTCGGCAAGCGCGATCATCGCCTCGGCGTTCTGTGGATTGGCGATCGGCACAAGCACTAGCGGTGTGTTCCCGCGCAGCCGCGACAACTCGGGATTGGCTGCCATGCTGGAAACATCGCGCAGCCGGGCACTGCGAGCAAACAGGGTCAGAAACAAGACGCCGCCCAGCGATAACCAAACCACTGCGATCAAACCGGCCGTTGGAACAGCAATGCCCTGAAACACCGCCAAACTGACGCATGCCAGTCCACCCACCACTGGCACGACCGGATACCAAGGCGACATGAAGGGGGGCGGATTGGCCGGGCTGCGCTGACGCACCAACACGCTTAACCAGTGCGCAATCGCAAAGGTCACCAAAAAGATCAAACTGGATGCCGCCCCGGCAGCCGACAAGTCTGGCAGCGCCACCACCAACAAACAGACCAACGTCGTGGTCACGATCACCGATACCGTCGGG
Protein-coding regions in this window:
- a CDS encoding prolyl oligopeptidase family serine peptidase, translating into MIGFSLRWTCVVLWVGFAFAGDSRSRAVAEDFKQLPPPGISLDADDRASLVDRVNAIQAKIVAAKSASDDADAWSPDVEVLVRSVRLALEQNGFYKASEVKDAGRLLDEAQRRLQSASSGKRGLALLADGRLGSKEPLPVIGGFKSDIDDSVQPFGLVIPAGYTADDASTDSKYRMDIWLHGRGDTKTEIAFLKERMTKVGQYSPGDTFVLHPFGRHCVAFKFAGETDVDEAIQHVSELLEVDSDRIAMRGFSMGGAGVWHLGVHQPSRWFAVNPGAGFVDTIVYQGWSQKMPFELTDTRRKLLNWYDVLPWVTNLRNTELVAYSGEVDKQRQAAERVTQAAGQQGIPYQHIIGKGMGHKIDPPSAQKIDAILDDLASQQMPAPRTKIDFVTYLLRYHRSDWLSVDGLTQQFQPGHVVAEVVGDHAIEMTTSGVTRLRLDFADSGWPADRQAVTLDIDQQQVLLTDTSETAGLQVDLVRDESGGAWLQSTQAITGLQKRPGMQGPIDDAFCQRFVFVTPSRPATHGRVQRWIDRETKYAIRRWETLMRGQANVVQDTEVTDEMIQTCNLVCFGDFTSNRLLAKLAGQLPIQWTKDGVSVGDRQFDPVSHVPVFCYPNPLNLDRYIVVNSGMTFREFSNVSNSRQIAMLPDWAVLSVDSEDDGIFAGDVVADGFFDEQWKIKRDEVAND
- a CDS encoding YkgJ family cysteine cluster protein, giving the protein MTKLPTIEDCGDCGVCCMHMGYPPYLRGENGGPVEPYWTQMPADLKSQWLAYVESYSVPEGELDGPCVWLDLESRRCKHHEARPSVCRDFRVGSKGCQDWRHAYGIVAPQT
- a CDS encoding amino acid permease — translated: MTDTQQRHLGLFGATGIGVGAIVGGGILALAGVAFATTGPAAIVAFAINGVIAMLTALSFAEMASKFPESGGTYTFSRKVLSVESAFTVGWVVWFASIVAAVLYALGFAHFGLIFCQELSSANGYQWDWLHRPILVPVTAIATSVLLAVGLMMRTGGGGTFANVAKVAVFVVLIVGGVWAVCQQSAGDTVASFRPFFADGMGGLVQAMGYSFIALQGFDLIAAVGGEIKQPARTIPRAMMLSLVIALLIYLPLLSVIVAVGTPSGESITEAAAADPGSIVANAARNYLGVTGFWLVIVAAVLSMFTALQANLFAASRIAQAMAGDRTLPRMMSRVSAGNGNPTVSVIVTTTLVCLLVVALPDLSAAGAASSLIFLVTFAIAHWLSVLVRQRSPANPPPFMSPWYPVVPVVGGLACVSLAVFQGIAVPTAGLIAVVWLSLGGVLFLTLFARSARLRDVSSMAANPELSRLRGNTPLVLVPIANPQNAEAMIALAETLVPAALGRVLLHTVVVAPPDWAPDLDPGPADRSHVVQRALISASLRLGVHAETLVTVAASPFEEIARVARLHRCGSVLLGLSEIAEDGPPAPMEALLSRLETDVVVLRAPNDWHLAERQKILVPVAGHGGHDYLLTRLLGSLTRNQNCDVKFVRVIPVASGLGELRRVEKELDRLAYDNFGGRCEREVVESDDPVDAVVSRADASGLVILGVQRIGPRQKLFGRFTRQIASRTHCPIIVISRRG